Below is a window of Paremcibacter congregatus DNA.
GCTTCCCATCCCTCAACGCCCCGGCGACACCGGAAGAAATTTTGAGCAAGATCGACCCATGACCCATTGGACAGCCGAAGCGACAAAATTGATCACCACCCACGGCTGGGCGGTTCTGGTCACCGTCAGCGCGGCCCACGGCTCGATCCCCCGCGAGGCAGGCGCCAAGATGTTGGTCGGACCGGAGGGGATCAAAGGCACCATCGGCGGCGGCACTCTCGAACAGATGGCGATGCAGCAGGCGCGGCTGATGGCAGGATCAGACGGCCCTTACGTCCGGCAGCTGGATGTGCCGCTTGGCCCCAAGACCCAACAATGCTGCGGTGGACGGGTTGAATTACTGCTTGAACGGCTCGACCCACAACATCTGGAGCTGTTGACAAAAATTGAAACTGCCGACGCCAGCCTCACGCTTTCCAGCCTGCAATCTGTGCTTACCGGCCCGGACGTTCAGAAAGCCATCCTGCCAGAACCGGTTGAAACGATCCTTCAAACCGCCGATACCTTGATAGAACCTTTGGGTGACCGGCGTACACCGCTTTATCTGTTTGGCGCGGGCCATGTGGGCAAGGCGATTGTCGCACGGCTAGATAATCTACCGTTCCGGGTTATCTGGGTCGATCGTCGGGAAGCAGAATTCCCGAATTATGCGCCCGCCAATGTGGAAAAGCGTATTTCCACCGCCTCGGTTGAGGTTGTGGCGGAAGCCCCGCCCGGCTGCGCCTATCTGGTGATGAGCTACAGCCACCGGATCGACTACGCCATCACCGCCGCCATATTGGCCCGGGGCGATGCGGCCTATTGCGGCCTGATCGGCTCGAAGACCAAACGCACCCGCTTCCTCAAGCGCTTTCGCGAAGAAGACGGTTTGTCGGAAGAAGACTGCGCCCGCCTCACCTGCCCCATCGGCCTCAGCAGCATCCCCGGCAAGGCCCCGGAGATTGTCGCCATTGGCGTCATCGCGCA
It encodes the following:
- the xdhC gene encoding xanthine dehydrogenase accessory protein XdhC, whose product is MTHWTAEATKLITTHGWAVLVTVSAAHGSIPREAGAKMLVGPEGIKGTIGGGTLEQMAMQQARLMAGSDGPYVRQLDVPLGPKTQQCCGGRVELLLERLDPQHLELLTKIETADASLTLSSLQSVLTGPDVQKAILPEPVETILQTADTLIEPLGDRRTPLYLFGAGHVGKAIVARLDNLPFRVIWVDRREAEFPNYAPANVEKRISTASVEVVAEAPPGCAYLVMSYSHRIDYAITAAILARGDAAYCGLIGSKTKRTRFLKRFREEDGLSEEDCARLTCPIGLSSIPGKAPEIVAIGVIAQLLEIFG